AAATCTTATTTATTTCTGGTAAAAATAATCTCCATTCTATTTATTTATACGTTCTAAACATATTAAAAAGATACATGATTTTCACAAAAACGGTTTCATCTCCTCCTCAATCTGCTTCCTTAGGTCCATAAGTTTTATGGCGTACTGTTCCATTTGTTTTTCCTGTTCGGTTTCAGGGATGAATTTTGGAACTTCTATGCTGTTGCCTTCGTCATCCACCGCGACAAAAACTATGATACAGTGCGTTTTCTTTTCGAAATCCTTTCTTTTGATATTGCGGGAAAAAACATTGATGGCGATGTGCATACTCGTCTTTCCGGTGTAAATTACCTCAGCCTCCACTTTTACGATGTGCCCGATTTTTATGGGTGAATAAAACCGGATGCCACCCACATAAACCGTCACGCAATAACTCGAAGCCCATGAACTGGCGCAGGCGTAGCCTGCCTGGTCAATCCATTTCATCACGCTGCCGCCGTGCACATTGCCGCCATAATTCACATCCGATGGTTCTGAAATAAACTGAAATACCGTCTTGGTCTGCATCATTGGTTTATTTTTAATATGTATAAAGTTACAAATTTTATGGTTTCGGGAGTGTTTGCGGTAACTTTAACGAATCCTTAACTTACATTTCGCACAGGATTTGCTATCTTTAGAACACTAAAGAGAGCCTTAGGTGAAATTATTAACACAAAAAAATTAAACAAAAATGGGACTAGGATCATTTTTAAAAAATGTAGGTGAAAAATTATTTGGAGGAGGTGAAACCCCCGAAGAACAGGCAAAAAAGGTAAGAGACCACGTTGCAAAATACGGTTTCGATGTGTCAGGACTGACCTTTACAGTGGCTAACGACAAAGTAACCATATCCGGCGAAGCTAAAGACTGGGAGCAAAAAAGTAAAATCTATGTTGCTGCCGGTAACGTAGAAGGTATCGACGGTGTAACGGACAACATGACGGTAAAAGCTGCACCAGTGCAAACTGCCGCCCCTGCACAAGTCGCTCAGCCAAAGTACCACACCGTAGAAAGTGGTGACACGCTTTCTAAAATTGCAAAAGAAGTTTACGGTGATGTGAACGCTTACAACAGAATTTTCGAAGCAAACAGGCCGATGCTTTCTGATCCTGATAAAATTTATCCGGGACAGGTTTTGGTTATACCTCAATAATTTTTTAAGACAAAACTTATATAATCCGGTTCATTTCTGAATCGGATTTTTTATGCTTAAATTTGTTGGATTATGAAAACGGTCTATTATCTGAAAACCTGCGGAACCAACAGGAAAATTATGGCCCCGCTCGATTTATCCGGCTGGAATCTCCGCGAAATAAAAACTGAACCGGTTACTGAAGAAGAACTTGATGAAATGTATAAAATAGCTGGTTCGTATGAAGCGCTTTTCAGCAGGAAATCTTCGCAGATCAAAGCAAGAGGAATTGATGTGAAATCCTTGAAGGAAGAAGATTATAAAAAACTTCTGCTTGAACATTACACTTTTCTGAAAAGGCCTGTGTTCCTCACCGAAGACAAAATTTTTATCGGCAACGATAAATCAAACCTTGAAAAACTAAACGCTTTTTTCGGGAATAAATCATGAGAATATTGGGTGCTCTTTTACTGTTGGTTTCGCTGAATTTTTCGGCTCAAACGGTGTACAGAACACCTTCGGGATCAAAATACCATCTTGGTTCCTGCCGAATGGTGAAAAATGTTTCCTCAAAATTAAGTTTAGAAAGTGCACAGCGAAACGGACTTTTGCCCTGCGGAATCTGCCGGCCGCCTTTCCGTGGCGGATTGGGAATGACGTCGTCTCCGCAGAAAAAACCTGCGGGCACTAACGCTGCCAACCGTTGCCGCGGCATCACAAAATCGGGTACGCGGTGCAAAAGAAATACAACAATCGGCAACGATTTCTGTTTCCAGCATTTGCCATAAAAAAAAACCGGCTGAATAATTTCATCAGCCGGATTTTTTTGTAAGAGTATTATTTCTTTATACAAAAGGTACTTTCACCACTTTGGCAGGAACATTTTTGTTTCTGATCTGGATAAAGATTTCGGTACCTGTTTTAAAGTATGGTTTGTTCACATAAGCAAGTCCGATCCCGATTTTTTTCATTGGGCTCATCGTGCCGGAGGTTACTTTACCGATCACGTTTCCTTCGCCATCCACTACAGGATAATCATGCCTTGGTATGGCTTTTTCAGTCATTTCGAAGCCTACCAGTTTTCTGGAGATCCCTTCTTCTTTCTGTTTTTTTAGGAATTCTCTATCAACGAAATCACCTTTATCCAGTTTGGTTATCCAGCCCAGTCCGGCTTCCAGTGGGGAAGTAGTATCGTCAATATCGTTTCCGTACAGGCAGAATCCTTTTTCGAGGCGCAGGGTGTCCCTTGCTGCCAGTCCGCACGGCATCAGTCCGAATTCAGCGCCGGCTTCGGTAAGGACATCCCATAATTTTTCGGAACTTTCATTTTTAAAATAAATTTCGAAACCGCCGCTTCCCGTATAACCAGTGTTGGAGATAATTACTTTCGGAACTCCGGCAACCGTTCCCACGGTAAAATGATAATATGGAATATCCGAAAGGTTGCTATCAGTAAGTTTTTGAAGTGTTTCGGTGGCTTTTGGTCCCTGAATGGCAATCAGCGACATATCGTCAGATGCATTGGTTAGTTTTGCTCCGAATTCAGCGTTGTATTTACTGATGTGTTCCCAGTCTTTATCAATATTCGATGCATTTACCACCACAAAATATTTTTCGTCGGCCATTTTGTACACAATCAGGTCGTCGACGATTCCGCCGTTACCGTTCGGAAGGCAGGTGTACTGAGCTTTACCGTCTTCCAGAGTGGTAATGTCATTTGTAGTGACGTACTGAAGCAAATCTTTCGCTCCTGGACCCTCCACAAAAAACTGGCCCATATGCGAGACATCGAAAATTCCAACTTTTTCTCTCACCGCAAAATGCTCTTCCGTTACGCCAGAGTACTGCACCGGCATCTCAAAACCTGCGAAGGGGACCATTTTTGCGCCTAATGAAATATGTTTTTCGTAGAGCGCTGTTCTTTTTTCCATTATAAAGTTTATTTAGTTTTAATTATCTTCTTCATAGAGCAATACTGATTTTAGCACTATTCACGCGGTCTTCCCTCTTTCTGTTACAAATGGTGCTTGTATTCTTCCAGAATAATCTTAAACCATTCTGTAAAGTTTTGCGGCTGTTCTGCAATCTCTTTTTCCAGAGCATCCATAGAAATATATCGAACCTCTGCAACTTCCTCAGGATTCAGCATGAAATCACCTTCGTACGAACCGGTAAAAACATGATCCAGTTCGTGTTCCCACAGGTTTTGCCCCACATCAGCCTTGTAAATAAAATGAAATTTCTTTTTGATATCGGTTTCAATTCCCAGTTCCTCTTTAAGCCGGCGTTTTGCACCTTCTTCATAGGTTTCACCACTTCTGGGGTGGGAGCAGACTGCATTGGTCCACTGTCCGGGAGAATGGTATTTGGATCCGGCTCTTTTCTGCAGGAGCATCTCGCCCTTAGTGTTGAACAGAAATACCGAAAACGCGCGGTGTAGCAGACCGTTGATGTGCGCCTGCTGTTTCTCCATCAAACCGATTACTTCATCATTCTCCGAAATTAATACTACCTGTTCTTCCATAAGCCGTAAAAGTGATCAAAGATAGTCAATAAAAAACGATTTTTAAAATGGTATTTATTTCCAGGCCACTGAAATTTTAATGAAAATTATTGTAAAATTCTGTGAACAAAAACAAAAGCCTTCATGAGAAAATGCTTAATTTTGACACTTGAAAACACATTATGGCACTAGAATTCAAAGACCATTTAAGCCCGATTCTGAAAGACGGTATAAAGAACTATCTTATTGATATAGACGGCACTATTACCGACGATATTCCCAATGAAGAACCGGAACGCATGATAACCTGCGAACCTTATCCCGATGCGCTGGAAACCATCAACAGATGGTATGACGAAGGACACCAAATCTGCTTTTTCACTTCCCGTACAGAGGATTTGAAGCAAATCACCATCGAGTGGCTGGATAAAAACGGTTTTAAATATCACAGTGTGCTTTGCGGAAAACCCCGCGGTGGAAATTACCACTGGATCGACAATCACCTGGTAAAGGCGACCCGGTACAAGGGAAAATTTACCGATATGGTGGAAAAACAGGTGACCATTCAGGTTTTCAAAGATTAATTCCCCAACATTTTAAATGAAAATATTAGCAAACGACGGACTGGATAAATCTGGTGTTGAAGCCCTTACTGCAAAAGGATTCGAAGTGATTACCGAAAAAGTTCCGCAGGAATTCCTGGCCGATTACATCAACAGCAATAAAATAAGAACGCTTCTCGTCCGCAGTGCAACTCAGGTAAGAAAAGATCTTATAGATGCCTGTCCGGGACTGGAAATTATTGGCAGAGGCGGTGTTGGTATGGATAATATTGATGTGGATTATGCCCGCTCAAAAAACATTCATGTCATTA
The sequence above is a segment of the Chryseobacterium taklimakanense genome. Coding sequences within it:
- the gcvT gene encoding glycine cleavage system aminomethyltransferase GcvT codes for the protein MEKRTALYEKHISLGAKMVPFAGFEMPVQYSGVTEEHFAVREKVGIFDVSHMGQFFVEGPGAKDLLQYVTTNDITTLEDGKAQYTCLPNGNGGIVDDLIVYKMADEKYFVVVNASNIDKDWEHISKYNAEFGAKLTNASDDMSLIAIQGPKATETLQKLTDSNLSDIPYYHFTVGTVAGVPKVIISNTGYTGSGGFEIYFKNESSEKLWDVLTEAGAEFGLMPCGLAARDTLRLEKGFCLYGNDIDDTTSPLEAGLGWITKLDKGDFVDREFLKKQKEEGISRKLVGFEMTEKAIPRHDYPVVDGEGNVIGKVTSGTMSPMKKIGIGLAYVNKPYFKTGTEIFIQIRNKNVPAKVVKVPFV
- a CDS encoding arsenate reductase family protein, whose amino-acid sequence is MKTVYYLKTCGTNRKIMAPLDLSGWNLREIKTEPVTEEELDEMYKIAGSYEALFSRKSSQIKARGIDVKSLKEEDYKKLLLEHYTFLKRPVFLTEDKIFIGNDKSNLEKLNAFFGNKS
- the idi gene encoding isopentenyl-diphosphate Delta-isomerase — encoded protein: MEEQVVLISENDEVIGLMEKQQAHINGLLHRAFSVFLFNTKGEMLLQKRAGSKYHSPGQWTNAVCSHPRSGETYEEGAKRRLKEELGIETDIKKKFHFIYKADVGQNLWEHELDHVFTGSYEGDFMLNPEEVAEVRYISMDALEKEIAEQPQNFTEWFKIILEEYKHHL
- a CDS encoding acyl-CoA thioesterase, producing MMQTKTVFQFISEPSDVNYGGNVHGGSVMKWIDQAGYACASSWASSYCVTVYVGGIRFYSPIKIGHIVKVEAEVIYTGKTSMHIAINVFSRNIKRKDFEKKTHCIIVFVAVDDEGNSIEVPKFIPETEQEKQMEQYAIKLMDLRKQIEEEMKPFL
- the lysM gene encoding peptidoglycan-binding protein LysM, with amino-acid sequence MGLGSFLKNVGEKLFGGGETPEEQAKKVRDHVAKYGFDVSGLTFTVANDKVTISGEAKDWEQKSKIYVAAGNVEGIDGVTDNMTVKAAPVQTAAPAQVAQPKYHTVESGDTLSKIAKEVYGDVNAYNRIFEANRPMLSDPDKIYPGQVLVIPQ
- a CDS encoding LNS2 domain-containing protein, whose translation is MALEFKDHLSPILKDGIKNYLIDIDGTITDDIPNEEPERMITCEPYPDALETINRWYDEGHQICFFTSRTEDLKQITIEWLDKNGFKYHSVLCGKPRGGNYHWIDNHLVKATRYKGKFTDMVEKQVTIQVFKD